One window from the genome of Thermaerobacter marianensis DSM 12885 encodes:
- a CDS encoding ComEC/Rec2 family competence protein, which produces MGLRLGWAVAYGAAIGLWTLVRWPAYHAGPPPETGTPAGPLVEAAVLGLVTAGIAALAGGRWQALRAQAPARPAAPRGGPPPAVSEAGAAWASSGPAARPWGGVILVGLAAAAGWLAPEAWTRAAWRPAPWEGAGEIAVTGRLLAPDVMAVDTVAGVAVATRLRLDWPAGGAGTGALPSPRPPADQGPGGGSLAPGSGQRVAVWGTLRRLRPATNPGGYDARAAGLREGFAYELRVARWSRLAPVQDAPGTGPASGPRPDAGPVGEGRGAGAPPGPPAVAGAPDGGSALATLRQALLDGLERALPPGPRGVAAALLLDERQGLSATAREALAATGLIHALAVSGQHVAMAAALAAWLAGRAGWLPGRRRLAVAAVVVLYAGLTGGPPSVLRATATFLLGEGARAVGRPVTPLEVLAWAAFVQAAFRPLVFLDPGFQLSFAATAGLILLAGPLQRAWRRRWRRWAAAAGTRARLPLHLAGWAGDALAVTLAAQVAVVPVQVALFGRLPLLALVANLVVVPLSGAGLAAAAAAAVVGAMAAVLPLPAAWEEPAAALSRAAGWPAAVCLTAMVRVAMVAGALPAASGGLAAAAAGWLAFAAGWVLWRLGDPRPAYARRLRPVRLAPGWVLAPAGVAVAAAVAVSALVQKPPPPGTWVAWFLDVGQGDAVLLRFPGGGAALVDTGGKALAVPAGAPDGSGPGPDRYWPGRPPAIPDAVGEGVTVPVVRRLLGRGPDLLVVTHADRDHAGGAGAVLERLGAGRVWLGGVPGASLDRALVELAARRRVPLQRPEAGWTWQPAPGCRLEVLHPARPSGPEVRPAGAAAEGSRSAGGGTEENNRSVVLRVGCGGPRLLQTGDLEQAGEAALLARGTDVAAEVLKVSHHGSRGATSAAFLAAVRPRLAIVSVGPNPYGLPHVETLARLRRAGIPVLRTDRSGAIRIQAEPSGRLIVQAMIPESLPPLGGEAAQPALGR; this is translated from the coding sequence ATGGGCCTGCGGCTGGGTTGGGCCGTGGCGTACGGTGCGGCCATCGGCCTCTGGACCCTGGTGCGATGGCCCGCGTACCACGCGGGTCCGCCGCCGGAGACCGGCACGCCTGCCGGTCCGCTGGTGGAGGCGGCGGTCCTCGGCCTTGTCACGGCGGGGATCGCAGCCCTAGCCGGCGGGAGGTGGCAGGCGCTGCGGGCGCAGGCGCCGGCGCGCCCCGCGGCGCCCCGCGGCGGCCCTCCCCCGGCGGTTTCAGAGGCTGGGGCAGCCTGGGCGTCGAGCGGACCCGCTGCCCGCCCGTGGGGCGGGGTGATCCTGGTGGGCCTGGCCGCCGCGGCGGGATGGCTGGCACCGGAGGCGTGGACCCGCGCGGCCTGGCGTCCCGCCCCGTGGGAGGGTGCTGGAGAGATCGCGGTGACCGGGCGCTTGCTGGCGCCGGACGTCATGGCGGTCGACACGGTGGCGGGCGTCGCCGTGGCCACCCGCCTGCGGCTGGACTGGCCGGCAGGTGGGGCGGGGACCGGCGCCCTTCCGTCACCGCGGCCGCCGGCGGACCAGGGGCCTGGCGGCGGCTCCTTGGCCCCGGGCTCCGGCCAGCGTGTGGCCGTCTGGGGGACCCTCAGGCGCCTGCGCCCCGCCACCAACCCGGGCGGTTACGACGCCCGCGCCGCCGGCTTGCGCGAAGGCTTCGCCTACGAGCTGCGGGTGGCTCGCTGGTCCCGCCTGGCGCCGGTCCAGGACGCGCCGGGTACCGGGCCGGCGTCCGGGCCGCGACCGGACGCCGGGCCCGTTGGGGAAGGGAGGGGTGCCGGAGCGCCACCCGGGCCACCGGCCGTGGCCGGGGCTCCGGACGGCGGGAGTGCGCTGGCCACGCTACGGCAGGCGTTGCTGGACGGCCTGGAACGGGCCTTGCCGCCGGGACCTCGGGGCGTGGCAGCCGCCCTTCTCCTGGACGAGCGGCAGGGGCTTTCTGCCACGGCCCGGGAAGCCCTGGCGGCTACGGGGCTGATCCACGCCCTGGCCGTCTCCGGCCAGCACGTGGCCATGGCGGCGGCCCTGGCCGCGTGGCTGGCCGGCCGGGCCGGGTGGCTCCCCGGCCGCCGGCGCCTGGCGGTGGCGGCCGTCGTCGTCCTCTATGCAGGGTTGACGGGGGGCCCGCCGTCGGTGCTGCGGGCCACCGCCACCTTTCTGCTCGGCGAGGGGGCACGGGCGGTGGGCCGGCCCGTGACGCCCCTGGAGGTGCTGGCCTGGGCGGCCTTCGTTCAGGCGGCCTTCCGGCCCCTGGTCTTCCTCGATCCAGGGTTTCAACTGTCCTTCGCCGCCACCGCGGGCTTGATCCTGCTGGCCGGCCCGCTGCAACGGGCCTGGCGCCGCCGTTGGCGACGGTGGGCCGCGGCGGCCGGTACCCGAGCCCGGCTCCCGCTGCACCTGGCCGGTTGGGCCGGCGACGCCCTGGCCGTCACCCTCGCCGCCCAGGTGGCCGTGGTCCCCGTCCAGGTGGCCTTGTTCGGCCGCCTGCCCCTGCTGGCCCTGGTGGCGAATTTGGTGGTGGTGCCGCTGTCGGGTGCCGGCCTGGCGGCGGCCGCCGCGGCGGCGGTGGTCGGGGCCATGGCCGCCGTGCTGCCCTTGCCCGCCGCGTGGGAGGAACCGGCGGCCGCCCTGAGCCGCGCCGCCGGCTGGCCGGCGGCGGTGTGCCTGACCGCCATGGTCCGGGTGGCCATGGTGGCGGGCGCGCTGCCTGCCGCCTCGGGCGGCCTGGCGGCCGCCGCCGCGGGATGGCTGGCCTTCGCCGCCGGGTGGGTCCTATGGCGTCTGGGCGATCCTCGTCCCGCCTATGCCCGCCGGCTGCGCCCGGTCCGCCTTGCGCCGGGTTGGGTCCTGGCGCCGGCCGGGGTGGCGGTGGCCGCGGCCGTCGCGGTCTCGGCCCTGGTCCAGAAGCCGCCCCCGCCGGGCACCTGGGTGGCCTGGTTCCTCGACGTGGGCCAGGGCGACGCGGTCCTGCTCCGGTTCCCCGGGGGCGGGGCCGCACTGGTGGACACCGGCGGCAAGGCGCTGGCCGTCCCTGCGGGTGCCCCGGACGGCTCCGGCCCGGGCCCGGACCGTTACTGGCCCGGCCGGCCACCGGCCATCCCCGACGCCGTGGGCGAGGGGGTCACGGTGCCCGTGGTGCGGCGCCTGTTGGGCCGCGGCCCGGACCTGCTGGTGGTGACCCACGCCGATCGCGACCACGCGGGCGGCGCGGGAGCGGTGCTGGAACGACTGGGTGCGGGCAGGGTGTGGCTGGGCGGGGTGCCCGGCGCTTCCCTGGACCGGGCCCTGGTGGAACTGGCCGCCCGCCGCAGGGTGCCCCTCCAGCGCCCGGAGGCCGGTTGGACCTGGCAGCCGGCGCCGGGCTGCCGGCTGGAGGTGCTGCACCCCGCCAGGCCATCCGGGCCGGAAGTGCGACCCGCCGGTGCGGCTGCGGAAGGGAGCCGTTCGGCCGGCGGCGGGACGGAGGAGAACAACCGGTCCGTGGTCCTGCGGGTGGGCTGCGGGGGGCCGCGCCTGCTGCAGACCGGCGACCTCGAACAGGCGGGAGAGGCGGCCCTGCTGGCCCGGGGGACCGACGTGGCGGCGGAGGTGCTCAAGGTTTCCCACCACGGTTCCCGCGGCGCCACCTCCGCGGCCTTCCTGGCGGCAGTACGGCCCCGCCTGGCCATCGTCTCGGTGGGCCCGAACCCGTACGGCCTGCCCCATGTCGAAACCCTGGCCCGCCTGCGCCGGGCGGGCATCCCCGTCCTCCGCACCGACCGGTCGGGGGCGATCCGGATCCAGGCGGAGCCGTCGGGCCGGCTCATCGTGCAAGCCATGATCCCGGAATCGCTGCCGCCCTTGGGTGGCGAGGCCGCCCAACCAGCGCTTGGACGGTGA
- the holA gene encoding DNA polymerase III subunit delta, which translates to MESTPAPAILEAIRKGRIEPVYLLHGPETYWHDAIVQALRDALLPPGDVMNFTQLDGRVAGAAEVVEQARIVPFLAERRLLVVRDAAWLAPRGGGSGGGRGGARAGSQGGEGSGRRGGGAVAGARPGSGTGQRGPAHPDTGPGPDAEPASPGGDAVGDGEEAAGGSEAALLAYLDDPAPTAVLVISHPGDVDGRRAVVRRLRQRGWAVACEPLRDDALARWLQQQAAAWGKELEPEALAWLLESGEPDLQRLASEIAKVATYVGDRRRIAAADLRAVGVALATAGVFELVDAVAAGRRRQAMDLLGRLLDANEPPLRLLALIARQYRILAYACSLRAEGGDAARLQQLLGLHPFVARKAWQQARDVPLDRAMAALEAVLETDVGIKQGRWPARIGLERLVWYLSGSSGGPGPAPFGSRPAAGSLRGPAARRAVP; encoded by the coding sequence TTGGAGTCGACACCGGCCCCGGCCATCCTTGAGGCCATCCGGAAGGGAAGGATCGAGCCCGTCTACCTGCTGCACGGCCCCGAGACCTATTGGCACGATGCCATCGTCCAGGCGCTGCGGGATGCGCTGTTGCCACCCGGAGACGTGATGAACTTCACGCAGCTCGACGGCCGGGTGGCCGGCGCCGCCGAGGTGGTCGAACAGGCCCGCATCGTGCCCTTTCTGGCCGAACGGCGGCTGCTGGTGGTACGGGATGCGGCGTGGCTGGCCCCTCGGGGAGGCGGCAGCGGAGGCGGTCGGGGTGGCGCGCGGGCCGGTTCCCAGGGGGGTGAAGGTTCGGGGCGGCGAGGGGGCGGGGCCGTGGCGGGGGCGCGGCCGGGATCCGGCACCGGGCAACGCGGCCCTGCCCATCCCGATACGGGACCCGGTCCGGATGCCGAACCCGCCAGCCCCGGGGGCGACGCGGTCGGGGACGGCGAGGAGGCGGCCGGCGGCTCCGAGGCAGCCCTGCTGGCGTACCTGGATGACCCCGCGCCCACGGCCGTGCTGGTGATCAGCCATCCGGGCGACGTCGACGGGCGGCGCGCCGTGGTCCGCAGGTTGCGCCAGCGGGGTTGGGCGGTGGCCTGCGAGCCTCTGCGGGACGACGCCCTGGCCCGATGGCTGCAGCAGCAGGCGGCCGCCTGGGGCAAGGAGCTGGAACCCGAGGCCCTCGCCTGGCTGCTGGAGTCGGGGGAGCCCGACCTGCAGCGGCTGGCCAGCGAGATCGCCAAGGTGGCGACCTACGTGGGTGACCGGCGGCGGATCGCCGCCGCCGACCTGCGGGCCGTGGGCGTGGCCCTGGCCACGGCCGGCGTGTTCGAGCTGGTCGACGCCGTGGCCGCCGGCCGGCGCCGGCAGGCCATGGACCTGCTGGGCCGGCTGCTCGATGCCAACGAGCCGCCCCTGCGGCTCCTGGCCCTGATCGCCCGGCAGTACCGCATCCTTGCCTACGCCTGCAGCCTGCGGGCCGAAGGCGGCGATGCCGCCCGGTTGCAGCAGCTCCTCGGCCTGCATCCCTTCGTCGCCCGCAAGGCCTGGCAGCAGGCCCGGGACGTGCCGCTGGACCGGGCCATGGCGGCACTGGAAGCGGTACTGGAGACCGACGTGGGCATCAAGCAGGGCCGGTGGCCCGCCCGGATCGGCCTGGAGCGGCTGGTATGGTACCTGAGCGGTTCTTCCGGTGGACCCGGACCCGCTCCCTTCGGCAGCCGCCCGGCCGCCGGCAGCCTCCGCGGTCCCGCGGCGCGGCGGGCGGTGCCATGA